CGTCCTCGAGAATGATCGTCCGGTCGCCGCGCAGGATGACGCCCTTGTCCTCGCGCGTCGCGAGCGCCTTGGCGAGCTCGTCACGGAGCTTGGCGCGCTCGATCGCGACGCCGTTCAGCTCGATGGTGTGGTCGGCGGCAGCGGTGATCGTGATCCCCGTCGTCTCGGGGTTGCCGCCCTGCGCCGACGGCAACGACACTTTCGAGCCCTGCTGCATCATCGCCGTGCTCGTCACCATGAAGATGATGAGGAGCACGAGGAAGATGTCGGTGAGCGGCGTGACGTTGATCTCGGCGACGATCGCTTCGCCGTCGTCGCCGTCACTGAGCAGCCGCGCTGCCCTACGCTCGCGGCGCCGTCCGTTCGGACGTGCGCAGTCGGAGGAGCAGGTCGTCGGTGCGTTCCCGCAGATCGGCGCTCTCGTTCCCGATCCGGACCATGAATGCGTTGTAGGCGAAGATCGCGAGCACGCCGACCAGAAGACCCGCGGCGGTCGCGATGAGGGCCTCCGAGATGCCCGCCGCGACGACCGCGAAGCCTCCCGAGCCCGTGGCCGCCATGTTCTCGAAGGCCCGGATGATGCCGACGACCGTGCCGAGGAGGCCGATGAACGGCGCCAAGCTGCCGATCGTTCCGAGCAGCCAGACGTAGCGCTTGAGCGAGCGCGTCGCGGCGCTCACCTGCCGGGTCGCGACGTGCAGGCGCGTGTCCTCGTCGGCGTCGGTCACCGACAGCACGCCGCGGTAGACGAGCCCGAGGAGCGAGTCGTCGCGCCGGGTGAC
This genomic stretch from Deltaproteobacteria bacterium harbors:
- a CDS encoding MotA/TolQ/ExbB proton channel family protein — its product is MIGEAGVFDLVRQGGIVMAPLALCSVVSVGVIAERLWALSSASRRSERFHRAALEAWQEGGVPEVVAVTRRDDSLLGLVYRGVLSVTDADEDTRLHVATRQVSAATRSLKRYVWLLGTIGSLAPFIGLLGTVVGIIRAFENMAATGSGGFAVVAAGISEALIATAAGLLVGVLAIFAYNAFMVRIGNESADLRERTDDLLLRLRTSERTAPRA
- a CDS encoding biopolymer transporter ExbD, encoding MLLIIFMVTSTAMMQQGSKVSLPSAQGGNPETTGITITAAADHTIELNGVAIERAKLRDELAKALATREDKGVILRGDRTIILEDAVQLMAIAREAGADRLAIATAPPGK